One Acutalibacter muris DNA window includes the following coding sequences:
- the nrdR gene encoding transcriptional regulator NrdR, with protein MKCPYCGYTESKVVDSRPTDESERIRRRRECLKCGKRFTTYEVIESVPIVVIKKDKSREAFDRQKLLNGLLRACEKRPVSLDTLEHIVGEIEVLLQNSLDKEVSSQRIGTYAMEKLKSVDEVAYVRFASVYRQFRDINSFMEELNKIISQKQGN; from the coding sequence GTGAAATGCCCCTATTGCGGTTATACCGAGAGCAAGGTCGTGGATTCCCGCCCCACTGACGAGAGCGAGCGCATCCGGCGGCGCCGGGAGTGCCTGAAATGCGGCAAACGCTTCACCACCTATGAGGTTATAGAGAGCGTACCAATCGTCGTCATTAAGAAGGACAAGTCCAGAGAGGCCTTCGACCGGCAGAAGCTATTAAACGGCCTGCTGCGCGCCTGTGAAAAGCGGCCGGTGTCTCTGGACACCCTGGAGCATATCGTGGGAGAGATCGAGGTCCTGCTCCAGAATTCCCTGGATAAGGAGGTCTCCTCCCAGCGCATCGGCACCTACGCCATGGAGAAGCTCAAGAGCGTGGACGAGGTGGCTTATGTGCGCTTCGCCTCGGTCTACAGGCAGTTTAGAGATATCAACAGCTTTATGGAGGAGCTGAACAAGATCATCAGCCAGAAGCAGGGGAACTAG